In Arsenicicoccus dermatophilus, a genomic segment contains:
- a CDS encoding response regulator transcription factor, translated as MSTHTATAPALRRLDGSPVRVLVVDDEANIAELLGMALRYEGWEVRTAGTGLEAVRAARELKPDAVALDMMLPDLDGLEVLRKMRQEDPNIPVLFLTAKDAVEDRVAGLTAGGDDYVTKPFSLEEVVARLRALMRRTAVAEEESDSVLTVGDLVMDEDAHEVRRGGDEIRLTATEFELLRYLMRNPRRVLSKAQILDRVWNYDFGGQANVVELYISYLRKKVDHGRAPMIHTMRGVGYVLKPAE; from the coding sequence ATGAGCACGCACACCGCCACCGCCCCGGCCCTGCGCCGCCTGGACGGCTCCCCCGTCCGCGTCCTCGTCGTCGACGACGAGGCCAACATCGCCGAGCTGCTGGGCATGGCGCTGCGCTACGAGGGGTGGGAGGTCCGCACGGCGGGCACCGGGCTCGAGGCCGTCCGGGCGGCGCGCGAGCTCAAGCCCGACGCGGTGGCGCTCGACATGATGCTCCCGGACCTGGACGGGCTGGAGGTCCTGCGCAAGATGCGGCAGGAGGACCCCAACATCCCGGTGCTCTTCCTCACCGCCAAGGACGCCGTCGAGGACCGGGTGGCCGGCCTGACGGCGGGCGGCGACGACTACGTCACCAAGCCCTTCTCGCTGGAGGAGGTCGTGGCCCGCCTGCGCGCCCTCATGCGCCGCACCGCCGTGGCCGAGGAGGAGAGCGACTCGGTGCTGACGGTGGGTGACCTGGTCATGGACGAGGACGCCCACGAGGTGCGTCGAGGTGGCGACGAGATCAGGCTGACGGCGACGGAGTTCGAGCTGCTGCGCTATCTCATGCGCAACCCGCGGCGGGTGCTGTCCAAGGCCCAGATCCTGGACCGGGTGTGGAACTACGACTTCGGCGGGCAGGCCAACGTCGTCGAGCTCTACATCTCCTACCTGCGCAAGAAGGTCGACCACGGCCGCGCGCCCATGATCCACACCATGCGGGGCGTGGGCTACGTGCTGAAGCCTGCCGAGTGA
- a CDS encoding sensor histidine kinase yields the protein MHLRDWSLAAKLVAGVLALFLAVTLAIGTATVLVMERRLTAQLDGQLVQQARMIDHGPRGGHDDVYRQCTDRPPGTGEGMLRVCLQDGVARPAYVISEGGYASLSSDQVAAVSQAGADEAPRTVSVGALGDYRVVSAYRMDSTGAGTTIVTGVPMTGVRHALGELLRTITLASVTGLVLTGLLGTWLVRRNLWPLRRVAETATGVSRMDLSQGEVALADRVPAELTSQRTEVGQVGHALNTLLDNVDEALQARHRSETRVRQFVADASHELRTPLASIQGYAELSRREREPVPAGVRHALDRIESEARRMTGLVEDLLLLARLDAGRPLEHAPVDLTLLVMECVSDAQVTAPGHRWELALPDEAVETEGDEARLRQVLVNLLANAHKYTPEGTRVLTSVTTGDDEVLLRVHDDGPGIAPELQPDLFQRFVRGDSARNRAAGSSGLGLSIVDAVVRAHGGDVRVASRPGSTTFTVRLPRR from the coding sequence ATGCACCTGCGCGACTGGTCGCTGGCGGCCAAGCTGGTCGCCGGTGTCCTGGCGCTCTTCCTCGCCGTCACCCTGGCGATCGGGACGGCGACGGTGCTGGTGATGGAGCGTCGGCTGACGGCGCAGCTCGACGGGCAGCTGGTCCAGCAGGCCCGGATGATCGACCACGGTCCGCGGGGCGGTCACGACGACGTCTATCGCCAGTGCACCGACCGGCCGCCCGGGACGGGCGAGGGGATGTTGCGGGTGTGCCTGCAGGACGGGGTGGCCCGGCCCGCCTACGTCATCAGCGAGGGCGGCTACGCGAGCCTGTCGTCCGACCAGGTGGCGGCCGTGAGCCAGGCGGGGGCCGACGAGGCGCCCCGCACCGTCTCCGTCGGCGCCCTCGGCGACTACCGCGTCGTCTCGGCATACCGCATGGACTCGACCGGCGCCGGCACCACCATCGTCACCGGGGTCCCGATGACCGGGGTGCGGCATGCCCTCGGCGAGCTGCTGCGCACGATCACCCTCGCCTCGGTGACCGGGCTGGTGCTGACCGGGCTGCTGGGGACCTGGCTGGTCCGGCGCAACCTCTGGCCGCTGCGCCGGGTGGCCGAGACCGCCACCGGGGTCTCCCGGATGGACCTGTCCCAGGGCGAGGTGGCCCTCGCGGACCGGGTGCCCGCGGAGCTCACCAGTCAGCGCACCGAGGTCGGCCAGGTCGGCCACGCCCTCAACACCCTGCTCGACAACGTCGACGAGGCCCTGCAGGCGCGGCACCGGTCGGAGACCCGGGTGCGTCAGTTCGTCGCGGACGCCTCCCACGAGCTGCGGACCCCGCTCGCCTCGATCCAGGGGTATGCCGAGCTGTCCCGCCGGGAGCGCGAGCCCGTTCCGGCGGGGGTGCGGCACGCCCTGGATCGGATCGAGTCCGAGGCCCGCCGGATGACCGGGCTCGTCGAGGACCTGCTGCTCCTGGCCCGCCTCGACGCGGGCCGCCCGCTCGAGCACGCCCCCGTGGACCTCACCCTGCTCGTCATGGAGTGCGTGAGCGACGCCCAGGTGACCGCACCGGGTCACCGCTGGGAGCTGGCCCTGCCCGACGAGGCGGTCGAGACCGAGGGGGACGAGGCCCGGCTGCGACAGGTGCTGGTCAACCTGCTCGCCAACGCGCACAAGTACACCCCGGAGGGCACCCGCGTGCTCACCTCCGTGACGACCGGGGACGACGAGGTCCTGCTCCGCGTCCACGACGACGGTCCGGGCATCGCCCCGGAGCTGCAGCCCGACCTCTTCCAGCGGTTCGTCCGGGGCGACTCCGCCCGCAACCGCGCCGCCGGCTCCAGCGGCCTGGGACTGTCCATCGTCGACGCCGTCGTCCGCGCCCACGGCGGGGACGTCCGTGTGGCCTCGCGCCCCGGCTCGACGACCTTCACCGTGCGGCTGCCGCGCCGTTGA
- a CDS encoding phosphoenolpyruvate carboxykinase (GTP) yields the protein MSTTHQKLAAWVDEIAALTTPDEIHWVTGTDEESDRLNQSLVESGTFVKLDDAKKPNSYYAASDPDDVARVEDRTYICSKDEKDAGFTNNWMDPEQMKGIMRDLYKGCMKGRTMYVIPFVMGHLEADQPMYGVEITDSAYVVASMRIMARIGSDVLKQMEQTQAGFVECLHSVGAPIADGEKDVPWPCNDTKYIVHFPEERAIWSFGSGYGGNALLGKKCYALRIASAIARDEGWMAEHMLILKLTNPEGKTHFIAAAFPSACGKTNLAMLAPTIPGWKAEMVGDDIAWMRFGEDGRLYAVNPEFGLFGVAPGTGWSTNKSAMETIERGHSVFTNVARTPDGDVWWEGMTDKKPARLIDWKGNDWTSESTAKAAHPNARFCTPISQCPIAAAEYDSPNGVPISAILFGGRRPSTIPLVAQSHDWNHGTYMGATLSSETTAAQAGAVGVVRRDPMAMLPFIGYAAGDYVKHWVEMGKKGDADKLPKIFQVNWFRKDDEGNFVWPGFGENSRVMAWIVDRLEGKAEGTESPIGVLPKPEEIDTDGLDLTDEQLRTALAFDKAGWEAEIPMIEEWFAQFGDTLPAEMRTQLDGLKERIAQA from the coding sequence ATGTCCACCACTCACCAGAAGCTTGCGGCCTGGGTCGACGAGATCGCCGCGCTCACCACCCCGGACGAGATCCACTGGGTCACCGGCACCGACGAGGAGTCCGACCGGCTCAACCAGTCCCTCGTCGAGTCCGGCACCTTCGTCAAGCTGGACGACGCCAAGAAGCCCAACAGCTACTACGCCGCCTCGGACCCGGACGACGTCGCCCGCGTGGAGGACCGCACCTACATCTGCTCCAAGGACGAGAAGGACGCGGGGTTCACCAACAACTGGATGGACCCCGAGCAGATGAAGGGCATCATGCGCGACCTCTACAAGGGGTGCATGAAGGGCCGGACGATGTACGTCATCCCCTTCGTCATGGGCCACCTCGAGGCCGACCAGCCCATGTATGGCGTGGAGATCACCGACTCGGCGTACGTCGTCGCCTCCATGCGCATCATGGCCCGCATCGGCTCGGACGTGCTGAAGCAGATGGAGCAGACGCAGGCCGGCTTCGTCGAGTGCCTCCACTCGGTCGGCGCCCCGATCGCCGACGGCGAGAAGGACGTGCCGTGGCCGTGCAACGACACGAAGTACATCGTGCACTTCCCCGAGGAGCGCGCGATCTGGTCCTTCGGCTCCGGCTACGGCGGCAACGCCCTGCTCGGCAAGAAGTGCTACGCCCTGCGCATCGCCTCCGCCATCGCTCGCGACGAGGGCTGGATGGCCGAGCACATGCTGATCCTCAAGCTCACCAACCCCGAGGGCAAGACGCACTTCATCGCCGCGGCCTTCCCGTCGGCCTGCGGCAAGACCAACCTCGCCATGCTCGCGCCCACCATCCCCGGCTGGAAGGCCGAGATGGTCGGCGACGACATCGCCTGGATGCGGTTCGGCGAGGACGGCCGGCTGTATGCCGTCAACCCCGAGTTCGGCCTCTTCGGCGTGGCGCCGGGCACCGGCTGGAGCACCAACAAGTCCGCCATGGAGACCATCGAGCGCGGCCACTCGGTGTTCACCAACGTCGCGCGCACCCCGGACGGCGACGTCTGGTGGGAGGGCATGACCGACAAGAAGCCGGCCAGGCTCATCGACTGGAAGGGCAACGACTGGACGTCCGAGTCCACCGCCAAGGCGGCCCACCCCAACGCCCGCTTCTGCACGCCGATCTCGCAGTGCCCGATCGCCGCCGCGGAGTACGACTCCCCCAACGGTGTCCCGATCTCGGCGATCCTCTTCGGCGGTCGTCGTCCCTCGACGATCCCGCTGGTCGCCCAGTCGCACGACTGGAACCACGGCACCTACATGGGCGCCACCCTCTCCTCGGAGACCACGGCGGCCCAGGCCGGCGCGGTGGGCGTGGTGCGTCGCGACCCGATGGCCATGTTGCCGTTCATCGGCTACGCCGCCGGTGACTACGTCAAGCACTGGGTGGAGATGGGCAAGAAGGGCGACGCGGACAAGCTGCCCAAGATCTTCCAGGTCAACTGGTTCCGCAAGGACGACGAGGGCAACTTCGTCTGGCCCGGTTTCGGCGAGAACTCCCGCGTCATGGCGTGGATCGTCGACCGTCTCGAGGGCAAGGCCGAGGGCACCGAGTCGCCGATCGGCGTCCTGCCGAAGCCCGAGGAGATCGACACCGACGGCCTGGACCTGACCGACGAGCAGCTCAGGACCGCTCTTGCCTTCGACAAGGCCGGCTGGGAGGCCGAGATCCCGATGATCGAGGAGTGGTTCGCGCAGTTCGGCGACACCCTCCCCGCCGAGATGCGCACGCAGCTCGACGGCCTCAAGGAGCGCATCGCCCAGGCGTGA
- a CDS encoding cupin domain-containing protein, with translation MDIVDNGPRPNAFDIETATTENDTYRTVAWTGKYLQVTLMSIPVGQSIGLEAHPETDQFLRVDAGRGRCVMGPAEDDLSFEQEVEDGWSIQVPAGTWHDVINTGDEPLRLYAVYAPTHHAQGIVQATAADAERDEESGKDEPPTWTVQPGSGAEDQHA, from the coding sequence ATGGACATCGTCGACAACGGCCCCCGGCCCAACGCCTTCGACATCGAGACCGCCACCACCGAGAACGACACCTACCGCACCGTCGCCTGGACCGGGAAGTACCTCCAGGTCACCCTCATGTCCATCCCCGTGGGCCAGTCCATCGGGCTGGAGGCGCACCCCGAGACCGACCAGTTCCTGCGCGTCGACGCCGGACGGGGCCGCTGCGTCATGGGCCCGGCCGAGGACGACCTGTCCTTCGAGCAGGAGGTCGAGGACGGCTGGTCGATCCAGGTCCCGGCCGGCACCTGGCACGACGTGATCAACACCGGTGACGAACCGCTGCGGCTGTATGCCGTCTATGCCCCCACCCACCACGCGCAGGGGATCGTCCAGGCCACCGCCGCCGACGCCGAGCGGGACGAGGAGTCCGGCAAGGACGAGCCGCCGACGTGGACCGTGCAGCCGGGCTCCGGCGCGGAGGACCAGCACGCCTGA
- a CDS encoding acyl-CoA dehydrogenase family protein — protein MDFSFSPAQEQWHTRMAEFLEAEVYPVEDEARAEAARNAQEGSWERPSAVARLAATARGVGLWNLSLPEPHGAGLSLLDVAPVVELSGRSPHLAPEAINLSSPDIGNIELLLRHGTPQQREQWLEPLVAGDLRSSFAMTEPSVASSDAGNIATAITVDQSSQELVVDGTKWWSSGAMAPDCRLLLVMGRSNPRGQRHQQHSLVIVPKDTPGVEVVRSTGVLGYPDAMTGGHAQITFTDVRVPMTNLVGGLHRGFALAQARMAPTRLMHCLKLIGVAERAYDLMALRVPSRIVFGRPLAQQGLVQQWIAESRVAIDQARLLGYRAAWALDRTDEQEAAAAVSALKVVAPRMATAVVDRAIQAYGAMGLSEDLPLGELNAYCRQMHIADGPDEVHLMAVARHELSRYSD, from the coding sequence GTGGACTTTTCTTTTTCTCCTGCCCAGGAGCAGTGGCACACGCGCATGGCGGAGTTCCTCGAGGCGGAGGTCTACCCGGTCGAGGACGAGGCCCGAGCCGAGGCGGCGCGCAACGCCCAGGAGGGCAGCTGGGAGCGGCCGTCGGCGGTGGCCCGGCTCGCCGCCACGGCCCGTGGCGTCGGGCTGTGGAACCTCTCGCTTCCCGAGCCCCACGGCGCGGGTCTGAGCCTGCTCGACGTGGCTCCGGTCGTGGAGCTGTCCGGTCGGTCCCCCCACCTGGCACCCGAGGCGATCAACCTGAGCAGCCCCGACATCGGCAACATCGAGCTGCTCCTGCGCCACGGCACCCCGCAGCAGCGTGAGCAGTGGCTGGAACCCCTGGTGGCCGGGGACCTGCGCTCCTCCTTCGCGATGACCGAGCCGTCGGTCGCCTCCTCCGACGCCGGCAACATCGCCACGGCCATCACGGTGGACCAGAGCTCGCAGGAGCTCGTCGTCGACGGCACCAAGTGGTGGTCGAGCGGCGCCATGGCCCCCGACTGCCGCCTGCTGCTCGTCATGGGCCGCTCCAACCCCCGCGGCCAGCGTCACCAGCAGCACTCCCTGGTGATCGTCCCCAAGGACACCCCGGGCGTCGAGGTGGTGCGCTCCACCGGCGTCCTGGGTTACCCGGACGCCATGACAGGGGGGCACGCGCAGATCACCTTCACCGACGTGCGGGTGCCCATGACCAACCTCGTGGGCGGGCTGCACCGAGGTTTTGCTCTCGCCCAGGCGCGGATGGCCCCGACCCGGCTCATGCACTGCCTCAAGCTGATCGGCGTGGCCGAGCGGGCCTACGACCTGATGGCGTTGCGCGTGCCGAGCCGCATCGTCTTCGGCCGGCCGCTCGCCCAGCAGGGCCTGGTCCAGCAGTGGATCGCCGAGTCGCGGGTCGCGATCGACCAGGCCCGGTTGCTCGGCTACCGCGCGGCCTGGGCGCTCGACCGCACCGACGAGCAGGAAGCGGCAGCCGCGGTGTCCGCCCTCAAGGTGGTCGCGCCCCGCATGGCGACGGCGGTCGTCGACCGCGCGATCCAGGCGTATGGCGCCATGGGGCTGTCCGAGGACCTGCCCCTCGGCGAGCTCAACGCCTACTGCCGACAGATGCACATCGCCGACGGCCCCGACGAGGTCCACCTCATGGCCGTGGCTCGGCACGAGCTGAGCCGCTACAGCGACTGA